One Rosa chinensis cultivar Old Blush chromosome 5, RchiOBHm-V2, whole genome shotgun sequence genomic region harbors:
- the LOC112166265 gene encoding uncharacterized protein LOC112166265 → MALSTNSLLLLPKLLTPTQTQSPATFHFNHSRPYNHSSTTESSVSLWLHNENPKFKTNSANADKQEVEVNKEEEEYQVLTAIRSSYNDIVIVDTAQSRMLLLDSTHNVHSIRYKHQKWTNSYWDEFASLPPIVPEGPIAILGLGGGTAAHLMLDLWPSLQLEGWEIDEILIHKAREYFGLSDLEKHTQAGGILNIHIGDAFSPSVRISGGYAGIIVDLFSDGKVLPQLEEVTTWLELKNLLMPKGRLMVNCGGIDGTDVNNGIVHPNNTDDSWVYNPAIKALSEAFPGQVSWKKMPANFGANYLGLTGPLPEFTSWSAAVPGPLTANVKQWRPC, encoded by the exons ATGGCTCTCTCAACAAATAGCCTGCTTCTCCTACCCAAACTACTCACTCCAACTCAAACTCAGTCGCCGGCAACTTTTCATTTCAATCATTCCCGGCCTTATAACCATAGCTCTACGACAGAGTCCTCTGTTTCGCTTTGGTTGCATAATGAGAATCCAAAATTCAAGACCAACTCAGCCAATGCAGATAAGCAAGAAGTGGAAGTgaacaaggaagaagaagaatatcaagTACTAACAGCTATAAGAAGCAGTTACAATGACATTGTAATCGTGGACACTGCTCAATCAAGAATGTTGCTTCTTGACTCTACTC ATAATGTGCATAGTATTCGTTACAAGCACCAGAAATGGACTAATTCGTATTGG GATGAGTTTGCTAGCTTGCCTCCTATTGTCCCAGAAGGTCCTATTGCCATTTTGGGCTTG GGTGGAGGAACAGCTGCGCATTTGATGCTCGACTTGTGGCCGTCTTTGCAGCTTGAAGGTTGGGAGATTGATGAAATC TTGATTCACAAAGCAAGAGAATATTTTGGGCTGTCGGATCTTGAGAAGCATACACAAGCTGGTGGCATACTTAACATCCATATTGGTGATGCATTTTCGCCTTCAGTTCGTATTTCTGGAGGATATGCTG GCATCATTGTTGACTTGTTTTCTGATGGAAAAGTTCTGCCACAGTTGGAGGAG GTCACTACTTGGTTGGAATTGAAGAATCTGCTGATGCCCAAAGGTCGTCTTATGGTGAATTGTGGTGGCATAGATGGCACTGATGTAAATAATGGAATAGTTCACCCAAACAATACTGATGACAGTTGGGTATACAATCCGGCTATCAAGGCATTATCTGAAGCTTTCCCCGGACAA GTAAGCTGGAAGAAAATGCCAGCAAATTTTGGTGCAAATTATCTTGGACTGACTGGACCTTTGCCTGAGTTTACTTCGTGGTCTGCTGCAGTACCAGGCCCCTTGACTGCCAATGTGAAGCAATGGAGACCATGCTAA
- the LOC112168029 gene encoding ABC transporter D family member 2, chloroplastic isoform X2, producing the protein MASFCCGVRLCTTATTCSSNPGKDSCLVESGWQQREGSDLQTLLRRFWKVAAPYWSSDDKVQARMQLGGVFLLTLATTGISVGFSFLGRDFYNALANKDQEQFTKQLLYYLGAFAGGIPIFVLRDYARETLSLRWRSWMTRYYIDRYLSNQTFYRIQSQSIIDNPDQRIVDDLSSFTGTALSFSLTLFNAVIDLISFSNILFGIYPPLFVVLLVYSIGGTVISVFIGRGLVTLNFLQEKKEADFRYGLVRVRENAESIAFYSGEDNEMQLLLQRFKSAFENLTQLLIASRNLEFFTSGYRYLIQILPAAVVAPMYFSGKIEFGVINQSVSAFNHILGDFSLIVYQFQSISAFSAVIDRLGEFDDYLDICSERHSDPAEGISLTYSNVKTLAELEPNGSIPIDKQQKLLDIENLTVKTPSNTTLVRDLSLVINNNENLLVTGPSGSGKTSLLRTLAGLWSAGKGKITFYVEDEEELLPSNSPGVVPLDTANDKSGELERPSNRNYKGIFFLPQRPYMVLGTLRQQLLYPTWANDEASTFDTTKPTGSLPFLMQAPNSQHKSAKPKPTTEDMIQVLEDVRLGYILSRFSNLDCTYEWSSVLSLGEQQRLAFARLLLSKPKLVLLDESTSALDEANEAHLYKQIERAGITYISIGHRRTLYQYHNKNLRISTVNPTNAQQNWLIEPINQDNLYNLSNLQL; encoded by the exons ATGGCGTCGTTCTGCTGCGGCGTCCGACTCTGTACCACCGCCACCACCTGCTCCTCCAACCCCGGAAAAG ATTCTTGTTTGGTTGAATCTGGGTGGCAGCAAAGAGAGGGTTCGGATTTGCAGACGCTGCTCCGGAGATTCTGGAAGGTGGCGGCGCCGTACTGGTCCTCCGACGACAAAGTGCAGGCCAGGATGCAGCTGGGAGGAGTCTTCCTTCTCACTCTCGCCACCACCGGGATCAGCGTCGGCTTCAGTTTTCTGGGCCGGGACTTCTACAATGCTCTTGCCA ATAAGGACCAGGAGCAATTCACGAAGCAATTGCTTTACTACCTGGGTGCCTTTGCTGGTGGAATTCCG ATTTTTGTGCTGCGGGATTATGCAAGAGAAACTCTTTCTTTGAGGTGGAGATCCTGGATGACACGTTATTACATTGACCGTTACCTGAGCAACCAAACATTTTACAGAATTCAGTCCCAATCAATCATTGATAATCCAGATCAGCGAATTGTTGATGATCTAAGTTCTTTCACGGGGACAGCCCTGTCATTCTCTTTAACACTCTTCAATGCTGTGATAGATCTCATATCATTCAGTAACATCTTATTTGGTATCTATCCTCCGCTGTTTGTTGTCCTTCTAGTATATTCGATTGGTGGAACAGTGATCAGTGTCTTTATTGGAAGG GGTTTGGTGACATTAAACTTCCTGCAAGAGAAAAAGGAAGCAGATTTTCGTTATGGACTTGTGCGCGTTCGAGAAAATGCTGAATCAATAGCTTTCTATAGTGGTGAAGACAATGAAATGCAACTTTTGCTGCAACGCTTCAAAAGTGCTTTTGAGAATCTAACT CAATTGTTGATAGCTTCAAGAAATCTTGAGTTTTTCACCAGTGGATACCGCTATCTTATTCAAATTCTTCCTGCTGCTGTCGTTGCTCCTATGTACTTCTCTGGGAAAATTGAGTTTGGTGTCATTAATCAGTCAGTATCTGCTTTTAATCATATCCTGGGGGACTTCTCCCTTATCGTGTACCAATTTCAGTCTATAAGCGCATTTTCAGCAGTAATTGATCGACTTG GTGAATTTGATGATTATTTGGATATTTGCTCTGAACGCCATTCTGACCCTGCAGAAGGGATAAGTCTTACATATAGTAATGTTAAAACTTTAGCTGAACTGGAGCCAAATGGATCCATACCCATAGAtaagcaacaaaagctactggaTATAGAGAATTTGACTGTGAAAACACCAAGTAACACTACACTGGTCAGGGATTTGTCATTGGTAATCAACAACAACGAGAATCTATTG GTGACCGGACCTAGCGGGAGTGGTAAGACTTCTTTGTTAAGAACTTTGGCTGGTCTTTGGAGTGctggaaaaggaaaaatcaCATTCTATgtggaagatgaagaagagctTCTACCATCCAATTCTCCAGGTGTAGTTCCTCTCGATACTGCTAATGATAAATCTGGGGAACTTGAAAGACCCTCAAATAGGAATTATAAGGGCATATTTTTCCTTCCTCAAAGACCGTATATGGTTCTGGGAACACTTCGTCAGCAATTGCTGTATCCTACATGGGCTAATGATGAGGCTTCCACATTTGACACTACTAAACCAACTG GTTCTCTGCCTTTCTTGATGCAGGCCCCAAACTCACAGCATAAGAGTGCAAAGCCTAAACCCACAACGGAGGATATGATACAGGTTTTGGAGGATGTCCGGCTTGGCTATATATTATCCCGATTCAGTAATTTGGATTGTACTTATGAATGGTCTAGTGTCCTCTCCCTTGGAGAGCAGCAACGCCTTGCTTTTGCACGACTGTTGCTTTCGAAACCAAAGTTGGTTCTTTTAGATGAATCTACTAGTGCTTTAGACGAAGCCAACGAG GCTCATCTATACAAGCAGATAGAAAGAGCAGGCATCACCTATATTAGCATTGGCCACCGGCGAACTCTATATCAGTACCACAACAAGAACTTGCGTATATCCACAGTCAATCCGACCAATGCCCAACAGAATTGGCTCATTGAACCCATCAATCAAGACAATTTGTATAATCTCTCAAATCTACAGTTATAG
- the LOC112165358 gene encoding CTP synthase, which yields MKYVLVTGGVVSGLGKGVTASSIGLLLQACGLRVTSIKIDPYLNTDAGTMSPFEHGEVFVLDDGGEVDLDLGNYERFLDLTLTRDNNITTGKIYQSVIDKERKGDYLGKTVQVVPHITDAIQEWIERVAMVPVDGKEGPADVCVIELGGTIGDIESMPFIEALGQFSYRVGPGNFCLVHVSLVPVLNVVGEQKTKPTQHSVRVLRGQGLTPNILACRSTKPLEENVKAKLAQFCHVPAENIVTLYDVPNIWHIPLLLRDQKAHEAILKELNLQRVSREPNLKEWTTRTEISSNLHDSVRIAMVGKYTGLSDAYLSVLKALLHASVACRRKLVVDWVAAGDLEDVTAKEAPEVHKAAWDLLKGADGVLVPGGFGDRGVQGKILAAKYARENKVPFLGICLGMQIAVIEFARSVLGMLDANSTEFDPKTTSPCVVFMPEGSKTHMGGTMRLGSRRTYFTVTDCKSAKLYGDVAFVDERHRHRYEVNPDMISQFEIAGLSFVGRDETGRRMEIIELPAHPYFVGVQFHPEFKSRPGKPSALFLGLIAACRRSDTILQNNGHLIKPVANGTSNGHFTVKSHQNGHAFKSSNGCLNGVYSNGNGVHL from the exons ATGAAGTACGTGTTGGTGACGGGTGGTGTTGTTAGTGGACTCGGCAAAGGAGTCACGGCCAGTAGTATTGGATTGCTTCTTCAAGCTTGTGGCCTTCGTGTTACGTCAATCAAAATTG ATCCTTACTTGAACACCGATGCTGGGACAATGTCTCCTTTTGAGCATGGGGAAGTGTTCGTATTAGACGATGGCGGTGAG GTTGACCTTGACCTCGGAAATTATGAGCGGTTTCTGGATCTCACTTTGACCCGTGACAACAATATCACAACTGGCAAAATTTATCAG TCTGTTATTGACAAGGAGAGAAAGGGAGACTATCTTGGAAAGACTGTCCAG GTTGTTCCTCACATTACGGATGCCATCCAAGAGTGGATAGAACGTGTGGCAATGGTACCTGTGGACGGGAAAGAAGGTCCAGCTGATGTATGTGTCATCGAATTGGGTGGAACTATAG GGGATATTGAATCAATGCCCTTTATTGAGGCCCTTGGCCAATTTTCTTATCGTGTTG GTCCCGGAAATTTCTGCTTGGTTCATGTCAGCCTTGTGCCTGTTCTGAATGTTGTCGGTGAGCAG AAAACAAAGCCTACACAGCATAGTGTTCGGGTACTTAGAGGACAGGGTTTGACACCTAATATTCTAGCTTGTAGGAGTACAAAG CCACTTGAGGAGAATGTGAAGGCAAAACTTGCTCAATTTTGCCACGTACCG GCAGAAAATATTGTCACTCTTTATGATGTTCCAAACATCTGGCACATCCCATTGCTTTTAAGA GATCAAAAGGCACATGAAGCAATCTTGAAAGAATTAAACCTTCAGAG GGTTTCTAGAGAGCCAAATTTGAAGGAATGGACAACCAGGACAGAAATTTCCTCAAATTTACATGATTCT GTCAGAATTGCAATGGTTGGAAAATACACCGGTCTTTCAGATGCTTACCTCTCTGTTCTAAAG GCTCTTCTACATGCTTCTGTTGCTTGCCGTCGGAAACTTGTTGTAGATTGGGTTGCAGCAGGTGACCTTGAAGATGTTACTGCTAAAGAG GCTCCTGAGGTTCATAAGGCTGCATGGGATCTTTTGAAG GGCGCTGATGGTGTTCTAGTTCCAGGAGGATTTGGTGATAGAGGAGTGCAAGGGAAAATTCTTGCGGCAAAGTATGCTCGTGAAAACAAAGTTCCATTCCTGGGCATTTGCCTGGGAATGCAAATTGCTGTTATTGAGTTTGCACGATCTGTTCTTGGTATGCTTGATGCTAACAGCACGGAGTTTGATCCTAAAACTACAAGTCCTTGTGTCGTATTTATGCCAGAG GGTTCAAAAACACATATGGGAGGCACTATGCGTCTGGGATCAAGGAGGACCTACTTCACGGTTACTGACTGCAAATCTGCAAAATT GTATGGAGATGTGGCGTTTGTTGATGAACGACATCGACATAGATATGAG GTCAATCCTGATATGATATCGCAATTCGAAATTGCTGGCTTATCATTTGTTGGCAGAGATGAAACTGGTCGGCGCATGGAG ATTATTGAGCTGCCTGCCCATCCGTACTTTGTTGGTGTTCAGTTCCATCCCGAATTTAAGTCAAGGCCAGGCAAACCTTCTGCTCTGTTCTTAG GACTAATAGCAGCATGCAGGCGTTCAGATACAATCCTACAAAACAATGGCCATCTGATAAAGCCTGTTGCAAATGGGACTAGTAATGGACACTTCACAGTGAAATCCCACCAGAATGGACATGCATTTAAGTCATCAAATGGGTGTCTAAATGGCGTGTATAGCAATGGTAATGGCGTGCACTTGTAA
- the LOC112167316 gene encoding protein SOMBRERO — MMSAGNGQLTVPPGFRFHPTDEELLYYYLRKKVSYEAIDLDVIREVDLNKLEPWDLKEKCRIGSGPQNEWYFFSHKDKKYPTGTRTNRATTAGFWKATGRDKAIHLSDSKRIGMRKTLVFYTGRAPHGQKTDWIMHEYRLEDHHDNINVHEVQEDGWVVCRVFKKKNHINRGFQPEFGHHQEVEHDLITHMKASGSHAQVVLDHHQPKQNHHHHLEASLYDYPNTFDGSMHLPQLFSPESAAAAAANNSSSFLSAPNTNMSALNPLDLECSQNLLKLTSTTAGSCGLNMQQQQQQQEMRSFNGDWSFLDKLLQSHHPQPQDHYHVATAAATTSTTQRLFPFQYLGCSGSTTHVDILKFSK; from the exons ATGATGTCTGCAGGCAATGGACAGCTGACTGTTCCTCCTGGCTTCCGATTCCATCCAACGGACGAGGAGCTTCTCTACTATTACCTCAGGAAGAAGGTCTCTTATGAAGCCATCGACCTTGATGTTATTAGGGAGGTCGATCTCAACAAACTTGAACCCTGGGACCTTAAAG AGAAATGCAGAATAGGATCAGGGCCTCAGAATGAGTGGTACTTCTTCAGCCACAAGGATAAGAAGTATCCAACAGGAACTAGAACAAACCGAGCAACTACAGCTGGGTTTTGGAAGGCAACTGGGAGAGATAAAGCCATCCACCTCAGCGATTCCAAGAGGATTGGAATGAGGAAAACCCTAGTCTTCTACACCGGCCGCGCTCCTCATGGCCAAAAGACTGACTGGATCATGCACGAGTATCGCCTTGAAGATCATCATGATAATATTAATGTCCATGAAGTTCAG GAGGACGGATGGGTGGTTTGTAGGGTTTTCAAGAAGAAGAATCACATTAACAGAGGTTTTCAGCCAGAGTTTGGTCATCATCAAGAAGTAGAACATGACTTGATCACGCACATGAAGGCAAGTGGTTCTCATGCCCAAGTAGTACTAGACCATCATCAGCCAAAACAAAACCATCACCACCATCTGGAAGCTTCACTGTATGATTACCCTAACACTTTCGATGGTTCGATGCACCTGCCGCAGTTGTTCAGTCCAGAGTCCGCAGCTGCTGCAGCAGCTAATAATTCATCATCATTTCTATCTGCACCTAATACCAATATGTCGGCTTTGAACCCCCTGGACTTGGAGTGCTCTCAAAACCTGTTGAAGCTAACCTCCACCACGGCCGGTTCTTGTGGACTCAATATGCAacagcaacagcagcagcaggagATGAGGTCGTTCAATGGTGATTGGTCCTTCTTGGACAAGCTCCTCCAATCTCATCACCCTCAGCCCCAGGATCATTATCATGTGGCCACTGCCGCCGCTACTACTTCAACAACGCAGAGATTATTTCCATTTCAATACCTTGGCTGCAGCGGGTCAACTACTCATGTCGACATTTTAAAGTTCTCCAAGTAG
- the LOC112168029 gene encoding ABC transporter D family member 2, chloroplastic isoform X1, with translation MIIQAQSHCVSLCLAHGYSTHHSHRHFTLVVAPPRFPSLPTMPTTTRNRNSVRRRRRNDAASWRRSAAASDSVPPPPPAPPTPEKQREGSDLQTLLRRFWKVAAPYWSSDDKVQARMQLGGVFLLTLATTGISVGFSFLGRDFYNALANKDQEQFTKQLLYYLGAFAGGIPIFVLRDYARETLSLRWRSWMTRYYIDRYLSNQTFYRIQSQSIIDNPDQRIVDDLSSFTGTALSFSLTLFNAVIDLISFSNILFGIYPPLFVVLLVYSIGGTVISVFIGRGLVTLNFLQEKKEADFRYGLVRVRENAESIAFYSGEDNEMQLLLQRFKSAFENLTQLLIASRNLEFFTSGYRYLIQILPAAVVAPMYFSGKIEFGVINQSVSAFNHILGDFSLIVYQFQSISAFSAVIDRLGEFDDYLDICSERHSDPAEGISLTYSNVKTLAELEPNGSIPIDKQQKLLDIENLTVKTPSNTTLVRDLSLVINNNENLLVTGPSGSGKTSLLRTLAGLWSAGKGKITFYVEDEEELLPSNSPGVVPLDTANDKSGELERPSNRNYKGIFFLPQRPYMVLGTLRQQLLYPTWANDEASTFDTTKPTGSLPFLMQAPNSQHKSAKPKPTTEDMIQVLEDVRLGYILSRFSNLDCTYEWSSVLSLGEQQRLAFARLLLSKPKLVLLDESTSALDEANEAHLYKQIERAGITYISIGHRRTLYQYHNKNLRISTVNPTNAQQNWLIEPINQDNLYNLSNLQL, from the exons ATGATAATACAGGCTCAAAGTCACTGTGTCTCACTCTGCTTGGCTCATGGCTACTCTACCCACCACTCCCATCGTCACTTTACACTAGTAGTGGCACCACCCAGGTTTCCATCACTGCCCACAATGCCCACCACCACTCGCAACCGAAACTccgttagaagaagaagaagaaacgaCGCCGCTTCATGGCGTCGTTCTGCTGCGGCGTCCGACTCTGTACCACCGCCACCACCTGCTCCTCCAACCCCGGAAAAG CAAAGAGAGGGTTCGGATTTGCAGACGCTGCTCCGGAGATTCTGGAAGGTGGCGGCGCCGTACTGGTCCTCCGACGACAAAGTGCAGGCCAGGATGCAGCTGGGAGGAGTCTTCCTTCTCACTCTCGCCACCACCGGGATCAGCGTCGGCTTCAGTTTTCTGGGCCGGGACTTCTACAATGCTCTTGCCA ATAAGGACCAGGAGCAATTCACGAAGCAATTGCTTTACTACCTGGGTGCCTTTGCTGGTGGAATTCCG ATTTTTGTGCTGCGGGATTATGCAAGAGAAACTCTTTCTTTGAGGTGGAGATCCTGGATGACACGTTATTACATTGACCGTTACCTGAGCAACCAAACATTTTACAGAATTCAGTCCCAATCAATCATTGATAATCCAGATCAGCGAATTGTTGATGATCTAAGTTCTTTCACGGGGACAGCCCTGTCATTCTCTTTAACACTCTTCAATGCTGTGATAGATCTCATATCATTCAGTAACATCTTATTTGGTATCTATCCTCCGCTGTTTGTTGTCCTTCTAGTATATTCGATTGGTGGAACAGTGATCAGTGTCTTTATTGGAAGG GGTTTGGTGACATTAAACTTCCTGCAAGAGAAAAAGGAAGCAGATTTTCGTTATGGACTTGTGCGCGTTCGAGAAAATGCTGAATCAATAGCTTTCTATAGTGGTGAAGACAATGAAATGCAACTTTTGCTGCAACGCTTCAAAAGTGCTTTTGAGAATCTAACT CAATTGTTGATAGCTTCAAGAAATCTTGAGTTTTTCACCAGTGGATACCGCTATCTTATTCAAATTCTTCCTGCTGCTGTCGTTGCTCCTATGTACTTCTCTGGGAAAATTGAGTTTGGTGTCATTAATCAGTCAGTATCTGCTTTTAATCATATCCTGGGGGACTTCTCCCTTATCGTGTACCAATTTCAGTCTATAAGCGCATTTTCAGCAGTAATTGATCGACTTG GTGAATTTGATGATTATTTGGATATTTGCTCTGAACGCCATTCTGACCCTGCAGAAGGGATAAGTCTTACATATAGTAATGTTAAAACTTTAGCTGAACTGGAGCCAAATGGATCCATACCCATAGAtaagcaacaaaagctactggaTATAGAGAATTTGACTGTGAAAACACCAAGTAACACTACACTGGTCAGGGATTTGTCATTGGTAATCAACAACAACGAGAATCTATTG GTGACCGGACCTAGCGGGAGTGGTAAGACTTCTTTGTTAAGAACTTTGGCTGGTCTTTGGAGTGctggaaaaggaaaaatcaCATTCTATgtggaagatgaagaagagctTCTACCATCCAATTCTCCAGGTGTAGTTCCTCTCGATACTGCTAATGATAAATCTGGGGAACTTGAAAGACCCTCAAATAGGAATTATAAGGGCATATTTTTCCTTCCTCAAAGACCGTATATGGTTCTGGGAACACTTCGTCAGCAATTGCTGTATCCTACATGGGCTAATGATGAGGCTTCCACATTTGACACTACTAAACCAACTG GTTCTCTGCCTTTCTTGATGCAGGCCCCAAACTCACAGCATAAGAGTGCAAAGCCTAAACCCACAACGGAGGATATGATACAGGTTTTGGAGGATGTCCGGCTTGGCTATATATTATCCCGATTCAGTAATTTGGATTGTACTTATGAATGGTCTAGTGTCCTCTCCCTTGGAGAGCAGCAACGCCTTGCTTTTGCACGACTGTTGCTTTCGAAACCAAAGTTGGTTCTTTTAGATGAATCTACTAGTGCTTTAGACGAAGCCAACGAG GCTCATCTATACAAGCAGATAGAAAGAGCAGGCATCACCTATATTAGCATTGGCCACCGGCGAACTCTATATCAGTACCACAACAAGAACTTGCGTATATCCACAGTCAATCCGACCAATGCCCAACAGAATTGGCTCATTGAACCCATCAATCAAGACAATTTGTATAATCTCTCAAATCTACAGTTATAG